In Pedobacter sp. SL55, the following proteins share a genomic window:
- a CDS encoding T9SS type A sorting domain-containing protein: MKKLYFLILVLLGSHSLFAQTIRYVTPTGSGNGTGSWANASSDLQGMIDELSSLDATAFPDRQIWVSAGTYYPTQNVAATAENRDKAFVLKNGVKLFGGYNATTGVRDHVNNISILSGDLGAIGDKSDNSYHVITARVDDLSSAKVIVDGFTIRDGNANGTGSVTAGVVLNRNQGGAISLRGTGASKRIEFRNLVITNNESTNFGGAVYAHISLNANDTETLLFDNVRFEANSAGDDGGAIYFLRGTNSPSATIINSSFVGNLANGNEGGAIFSNSSSTKLTITGCTFDGNKAATGGAINAAGVTNITSSVFKDNETSGSGSAVYLVHSGLSSTIEKTSFEDNTSTGNYGAVYFSSGTTTFTGKLVISASKFMRNVTSAGSGGALFVYSGEVNVANSLFAQNESNGSGGGAIYIGSGTATPSVAKLINNTFYGNLANGTGVGGAVAYFNNSTAVNIEFNNNIFNANSAGGSGDDTRSPLLAAGSYKNNLFQLTRANNGSNLVGNVSDASPTMLFVSTDPSNSNFLKLVAGSIALNAGGNLLISGGLDLDGNSRIRDVNVDMGAYELQIGDDPLPVALTSFSVAKKGSTSVITWKTESEQNNQKFVIERGSSATNFTFFKEVAGAGDSSTPLSYTVTDFTPLAGTNYYRLTQYDKDGTAKVLGVEAVKFDFTVAKTSVYPNPASSYVTVNSNAAEGIVSLNLISLTGKTILTNNYAQLANESVKLELANIPTGTYILWINKGKPNAEKQTLLVVK; encoded by the coding sequence ATGAAAAAACTCTACTTTTTAATTCTTGTTTTGTTAGGCTCTCATTCGCTTTTTGCACAAACCATTCGGTATGTTACGCCTACAGGTTCTGGTAATGGTACAGGAAGTTGGGCAAATGCATCTTCTGATTTACAAGGTATGATAGATGAGCTCTCTAGTTTGGATGCAACTGCTTTCCCTGATAGACAGATATGGGTAAGTGCTGGAACTTACTATCCGACACAAAATGTGGCAGCTACTGCAGAGAATAGAGATAAAGCTTTCGTATTAAAAAATGGTGTGAAATTATTTGGTGGATATAATGCTACCACTGGTGTTAGGGATCATGTTAATAATATATCGATTTTAAGTGGAGATTTAGGTGCGATTGGAGATAAAAGCGATAATTCTTATCATGTAATTACTGCTCGAGTTGATGATCTTAGTTCTGCTAAAGTAATTGTTGATGGTTTTACAATTCGTGATGGTAATGCTAATGGTACAGGAAGTGTAACCGCTGGTGTTGTGCTAAATAGAAATCAGGGAGGTGCAATTAGCTTGCGTGGTACTGGCGCTTCAAAGCGGATAGAATTTCGTAATTTAGTGATTACGAATAATGAGTCGACTAATTTTGGTGGTGCGGTATATGCGCATATTTCTTTAAACGCCAACGACACCGAAACCTTGTTATTCGATAATGTAAGGTTCGAGGCGAATAGCGCCGGTGATGATGGGGGAGCAATCTATTTTTTACGAGGAACTAACTCGCCTAGTGCTACAATCATTAACTCTTCATTTGTAGGAAACTTAGCGAATGGTAACGAGGGAGGAGCAATTTTTTCAAATAGCTCTTCAACTAAGTTAACTATAACGGGTTGTACATTTGATGGCAATAAGGCGGCAACTGGAGGAGCGATTAATGCTGCGGGAGTTACTAATATCACTAGTTCTGTTTTTAAAGATAATGAGACTAGTGGCAGTGGTAGTGCTGTTTATTTGGTTCATTCTGGACTTTCATCTACAATTGAGAAGACATCTTTTGAAGATAATACTTCAACCGGAAATTATGGTGCTGTATATTTTTCAAGTGGTACCACTACATTTACAGGTAAATTGGTAATTTCTGCCTCTAAGTTTATGCGTAACGTAACCTCGGCTGGTAGCGGAGGTGCATTGTTTGTGTATTCTGGCGAGGTAAATGTCGCCAACTCACTTTTTGCTCAAAATGAGTCGAACGGATCTGGTGGAGGCGCAATATACATCGGTTCAGGAACTGCTACTCCCTCTGTTGCAAAGTTGATAAATAATACTTTTTATGGAAATTTGGCTAATGGCACTGGAGTAGGTGGTGCGGTTGCCTATTTCAATAATAGCACCGCAGTAAATATAGAATTTAATAACAATATTTTTAATGCGAATAGTGCAGGGGGAAGTGGTGACGATACTAGATCTCCTTTATTGGCTGCAGGTTCGTACAAGAATAATTTGTTTCAATTAACTCGTGCCAATAATGGTTCGAACTTGGTTGGAAACGTTTCTGATGCGTCTCCCACCATGCTTTTTGTAAGCACAGATCCTTCGAACTCAAATTTCTTAAAGCTTGTGGCGGGAAGTATCGCCTTGAACGCAGGTGGTAATTTATTGATATCTGGTGGTTTAGATCTCGATGGTAACAGTCGTATTCGTGATGTTAACGTTGATATGGGAGCTTACGAGCTACAAATTGGAGATGATCCACTTCCTGTGGCGCTAACGTCATTTAGTGTTGCTAAAAAAGGATCAACCTCAGTAATCACTTGGAAAACCGAAAGCGAGCAGAACAACCAAAAATTTGTGATAGAGAGAGGTTCTTCAGCTACCAATTTTACTTTCTTTAAAGAAGTTGCTGGCGCCGGAGATAGTAGCACACCTTTAAGTTACACCGTAACCGATTTTACGCCGCTAGCTGGTACTAACTATTATCGCTTAACACAGTACGACAAAGACGGAACAGCAAAAGTGCTTGGAGTAGAAGCTGTAAAATTTGATTTCACTGTAGCAAAAACTTCTGTTTATCCAAATCCTGCAAGTTCTTATGTAACCGTAAACTCAAATGCAGCAGAAGGTATTGTATCCTTAAATCTAATATCTTTGACAGGAAAAACCATATTGACCAATAATTACGCTCAGTTGGCTAATGAAAGTGTAAAACTTGAATTAGCCAATATACCTACTGGAACTTATATTTTGTGGATCAACAAAGGTAAGCCGAACGCAGAAAAGCAAACATTATTGGTCGTGAAGTAA
- a CDS encoding PorP/SprF family type IX secretion system membrane protein → MRRNNIALISLLALIFLITNKTTAQVSPPMSMYYLNEYLYNPAMAGKIQGLNLGLSYKNNLTGSNGQTVGNTITADYGWGKSGFGIFVNTDKDGLLNVNRFAASYAYDVQLSETGNLRFGISAGVTTLKVNTGDIIGDATDLLPAQYDDYVFDGDLGAHYTNDKLSLSAVAPNLRNLIYSDNVSDGYNYSKFYFSAAYQLLDGPVKLTPKVLFRGVDGYDSIIDAGINAQFAEDQFNLLAFYHSSNSLSFGIGFNLLKKYQMQASYSLPINNNLKKYTYGAVELGLRVNLSK, encoded by the coding sequence ATGAGAAGAAATAACATTGCTCTTATATCGCTTTTAGCTTTAATATTTTTAATTACCAATAAAACAACGGCACAGGTAAGCCCGCCTATGTCTATGTATTACCTAAACGAATATTTGTATAATCCTGCTATGGCAGGTAAAATACAAGGGCTAAACTTGGGGCTTTCTTATAAAAATAACCTAACTGGCAGCAACGGGCAAACGGTAGGCAATACCATCACAGCAGATTATGGATGGGGAAAGAGCGGTTTCGGTATTTTTGTGAATACCGATAAGGACGGCTTACTTAACGTAAACAGATTTGCTGCTTCGTATGCTTATGATGTGCAACTATCCGAAACTGGAAATTTAAGGTTTGGAATATCGGCAGGTGTTACCACGCTAAAAGTTAACACGGGAGATATTATTGGCGATGCTACCGATTTGTTGCCAGCACAATATGACGATTATGTTTTTGATGGCGACTTGGGAGCGCATTACACCAATGATAAGTTAAGTTTAAGTGCAGTTGCGCCAAATTTACGTAACCTCATTTATTCAGATAATGTGAGTGATGGCTACAACTATAGCAAATTTTATTTTTCGGCAGCTTATCAATTATTGGATGGACCAGTAAAACTAACCCCAAAGGTTTTGTTTAGAGGGGTAGACGGCTACGACAGCATCATTGATGCTGGTATTAACGCACAATTTGCCGAAGACCAATTTAATTTATTGGCATTTTACCATAGTAGTAATAGCTTATCTTTCGGTATCGGTTTTAATCTTCTAAAAAAATATCAGATGCAGGCTTCTTACTCGCTTCCTATTAATAATAATCTTAAAAAATACACTTATGGGGCTGTAGAGTTGGGTTTAAGAGTGAATCTATCTAAATAA
- a CDS encoding FecR family protein: protein MDKQEHQMTLGTNNRLAELFQKYVDKSITEEEYAELFVYIRNPETKEQVLAFMDEHNKKVQSDALVHEIDWDGMYQNITSPKKSVGRKRYAFWKYAAAAVVFLTVGATIYYASQPVVNKKPLAYHNDVLPGGDKATLTLADGSQIALSQNSTGQLATQGDIAIHRDAKGQIVYMVKGNEQDDSEKINTLSTPAGGKFSVVLSDGSKVWLNASSSIRFPAAFSKQARRVEIKGEAYFEIEKDAARPFYVNNGSSEIKVLGTHFNVMAYPDEYRSELTLLEGSVQFTKNGHSELLKPGKQILFTENDNETKQVNANIEEVMAWKNDLFVFNNTNIDEVMKELVRWYDVKVKFEGEKPDISFTGVIPRNANVSKVLKALELTGDVVFGIENNVVTCERKKMAK from the coding sequence ATGGACAAACAAGAGCATCAGATGACACTAGGAACAAACAACAGATTAGCGGAACTTTTCCAAAAGTATGTAGATAAGAGCATTACCGAAGAGGAATATGCGGAGTTGTTTGTTTACATCCGAAATCCGGAAACCAAAGAGCAGGTATTAGCTTTTATGGATGAGCATAATAAAAAAGTACAATCTGATGCGCTTGTACACGAAATTGATTGGGATGGGATGTATCAAAACATTACCAGCCCAAAAAAGTCGGTTGGTCGTAAACGCTATGCTTTTTGGAAGTATGCTGCCGCAGCCGTTGTATTTTTAACAGTGGGAGCTACAATTTACTATGCTTCGCAGCCTGTAGTAAATAAAAAGCCGTTGGCCTACCATAACGATGTTTTGCCGGGGGGCGATAAGGCAACCTTAACCTTGGCAGATGGATCGCAGATTGCTTTAAGCCAAAATTCGACCGGACAGTTGGCTACGCAGGGCGATATCGCTATTCATCGAGATGCAAAGGGGCAAATTGTTTATATGGTAAAGGGAAACGAGCAAGACGATTCGGAGAAAATCAATACTTTGTCTACACCCGCTGGCGGTAAATTTAGCGTGGTTTTGTCTGATGGTAGCAAAGTTTGGTTAAATGCCTCATCTTCTATAAGGTTTCCTGCGGCTTTTTCAAAGCAAGCTAGAAGAGTAGAAATTAAGGGCGAAGCTTACTTTGAAATCGAAAAAGATGCTGCTAGACCTTTTTATGTAAATAATGGAAGCTCAGAAATTAAGGTATTAGGCACACATTTCAATGTAATGGCTTATCCAGATGAGTATCGTTCTGAACTTACTTTGCTCGAAGGCTCGGTGCAGTTTACCAAAAATGGCCATTCGGAATTGTTGAAGCCTGGGAAGCAAATTTTGTTTACCGAAAACGATAACGAAACCAAACAAGTTAATGCCAATATAGAAGAAGTGATGGCATGGAAAAATGATCTTTTCGTTTTCAACAATACCAATATTGATGAAGTGATGAAAGAGTTGGTAAGGTGGTATGATGTTAAAGTGAAATTTGAGGGAGAAAAGCCGGACATCTCTTTTACGGGTGTAATTCCTCGTAATGCCAATGTTTCTAAGGTGCTAAAAGCGCTAGAGCTTACTGGCGATGTAGTTTTTGGTATAGAAAATAATGTAGTAACCTGCGAAAGAAAGAAGATGGCGAAATAA
- a CDS encoding RNA polymerase sigma factor, translating to MAVYDLTAERLLLKEISDGNSLAFNKMFCLYRGKILAFVDSFVHSKADAEEIVQETFLVIWQNREKLLTIEHPRNYIYTIARNKTYDYLAKVSRTEKTISNAWVNTSVSLNNVDDQINLKESAFLINKVLQTLSLQKQEIFNMSRNQHMSHEEIAQAVGLSKSRVKNVIVEVLKHLKYHIAKHHIVVSLLMLLKSVF from the coding sequence ATGGCAGTTTACGATTTAACAGCAGAAAGGCTATTGTTAAAAGAGATCTCTGATGGGAATTCTTTGGCTTTTAATAAGATGTTTTGCCTTTACAGAGGCAAGATATTGGCTTTTGTAGATTCGTTTGTGCATAGCAAGGCCGACGCTGAAGAAATTGTCCAAGAAACTTTCTTGGTAATTTGGCAAAATCGAGAGAAATTGTTAACGATAGAGCATCCACGTAACTATATCTATACCATTGCCCGTAACAAAACTTACGATTATTTGGCTAAAGTTAGTAGAACAGAAAAAACAATCAGTAATGCTTGGGTAAATACGTCTGTATCTCTTAATAACGTAGACGATCAAATTAATCTTAAAGAAAGTGCATTTTTGATTAACAAGGTTTTACAAACGCTTTCGCTCCAAAAGCAAGAAATTTTTAATATGAGCCGTAACCAGCACATGAGCCACGAAGAAATAGCCCAAGCTGTAGGTTTATCTAAAAGTCGCGTTAAAAATGTAATTGTAGAGGTGCTTAAACATTTAAAATATCATATTGCTAAACATCATATTGTAGTGTCTTTATTGATGCTGTTAAAATCTGTTTTTTAG